The Mycolicibacterium duvalii DNA window CATCCGGCGGGCGGGTCGACGGTGGTCTACGAGCCGCTGCTGAAGCGGTTGCCGCCGGACACGCCGGTCTACGGCATCGAGCGCGTCGAGGGATCCATCGAGGAGCGGGCCGCGCAGTATGTGCCCAAGCTGATGGAGATCCAGGGCACGGGCCCCTACATCCTGGCCGGCTGGTCGCTGGGCGGGGCGCTGGCCTACGCCTGCGCCCTCGGGCTCAAAGCCAATGGGTGCGACGTGCGTTTCGTCGGACTGATCGACACGGTGCGTCCCGGTGAGGAGATCCCGCAGACCAAGGAGGAAACCCGGGCGAGGTGGGACCGCTACGCGCTGTTCGCTCAGCGCACCTTCAACGTCGAGGTGCCGCCGATCCCGTACGAGGAGCTCGAGGCGCTCGACGACGAGGGGCAGGTGAAGTTCATCCTCGACGCGGTCAAGCAGAGCGGCGTCGACATCCCGGGCGGCATCATCGAGCACCAGCGCACGTCCTACCTGGACAACCGTCTGCTCGAGACCGCGGAAATCCAGCCGTACGACGGGCACGTCACGCTGTACATGGCCGACCGTTACCACGACGACGCCGTCTTCTTCGAGCCGCGCTACGGCATCCGTCAGCCCGACGGCGGCTGGGGTGAGTTCGTCAGCGACCTCGAGGTGGTGCCGATCGGGGGTGAACACATCCAGGCCATCGATGAGCCGTACATTGCAAAGGTCGGTGCACACATGAGCGCGGCCGTCAACGAGATCGACGCGCACGCGAGGAGCAATTCGGACGGAGCTGAAGGTAAGTGACGACGAAGACCACCGCCGAGTTGCTCGCCGAGCTTCGCGAGAAGCTCGAACAGGCCAAGGAGCCGGGCGGCGAGAAGGCGGTCGCCAAGCGCGCCAAGAAGGGCATCCCCAGCGCCCGGGACCGGATCTACTCCCTGCTCGACCCGGGCAGCTTCCTCGAGATCGGGGCGCTGGCCAAGACGCCCGGTGATCCGGATGCGCTGTTCGGGGACGGTGTGGTCACCGGCCACGGCACCATCAACGGCCGACCCGTCGGGGTGTTCAGCCACGACCAGACGGTGTTCCAGGGGTCGGTCGGGGAGATGTTCGGCCGCAAGGTCGCACGCCTGATGGAGTGGGTCGCGATGGTCGGCTGCCCGATCATCGGCATCAACGACTCCGCCGGCGCGCGCATCCAGGACACCGCGACCTCGCTGGCCTGGTATGCCGAGCTGGGCCGTCGCCACGAGCTGCTGCGCGGCCTGGTGCCCGAGATCTCGCTGATCTTCGGCAAGTGCGCCGGCGGTGCGGTGTACTCACCGATCCAGACCGACCTGATCGTCGCGGTGCGCGACCAGGGCTACATGTTCGTCACCGGCCCCGACGTGATCAAGGACGTCACCGGTGAGGACGTCACCCTCGACGAACTCGGCGGCGCCGATGCGCAGGCCCGATACGGCAACATCCACCAGGTCGTCGAGTCCGAGGCCGCGGCGTTCCAGTACGTGCGCGACTATCTGAGCTTCCTGCCGGCGAATACGTTCGACGACCCGCCGATCGTCAACCCGGGCCTGGAGCCGGAGATCACGCCGCACGACCTCGAGTTGGACTCGATCGTGCCGGACTCCGACAACCAGGCCTACGACATGATGGAGATCCTGCTGCGGATCTTCGACGACGGGGACGTGTTCCCGGTCGGCGAGCAGTCCGGTCCGGCCATCATCACCGCGTTCGCCCGCGTCGACGGCCGCCCGGTCGGGGTGATCGCCAACCAGCCGATGTTCATGTCGGGTGCGATCGACAACGAGGCCTCGGACAAGGCGGCCCGCTTCGTGCGGTTCTGCGACTCGTTCAACACCCCGCTGGTGTTCGTGGTCGACACGCCCGGCTTCCTGCCCGGCGTTCAGCAGGAGAAGGGCGGCATCATCAAGCGCGGCGGCCGCTTCCTCAACGCCGTCGTCGAGGCCGACATCCCGAAGATCACCATCACCATCCGCAAGTCCTACGGCGGGGCGTATGCGGTGATGGGCTCCAAGCAGCTGACCGCCGACTTCAACTTCGCGTGGCCGACCGCCCGCATCGCGGTGATCGGCGCCGAGGGCGCCGCGCAGCTGCTGGTCAAGCGGTTCCCCGATCCGACTGCGCCCGAGGTGCAGAAGATCAAGGCCGACTTCATCGAGGGCTACAACGCCACGATGGCGGTGCCGTGGGTGGCCGCCGAGCGTGGCTTCATCGACGGCGTCATCGAGCCCCACGAAACCCGGCTGCTGCTGCGCAAGTCGCTGCACCTGCTGCGCGACAAGCAGATCAGCCGCGTGCAGCGTAAACACGGCCTGACTCCGATCTAGGCGCCGGGGTGCGGTTGGATGAAGCTCGTGTCGACTGATTTCACCGGGCTGCGACGAGGTGCGCCGCTGGGTGACCCGCGGCTGGACCTGTGCGATCTGTACGTCTTTCCGTCCCCGAAGGACCCCACGCGCACCGCGCTGATCCTCACCGCCAACCCGCACGCCGGCCCGATGTGTCCCGGCGCGGTCTATCGCATCGCGATCGACAACGACGGTGACCTGCGCAACGACATCGCGTTCAATTTCGTGTTCACCGAGGTCACCGGTAGTCCGGCGGCGCCGAGGCAGCGCGTCGACGTCTACCTGGCGTTGCAGGCCGACGCCCGGGTGGACGCCGCGGCGGGATCCCGGATCTTCGGCGACGTCGAGGTGTCGTTCGACGAACACCCGCGGATGTGGCAATCCGGTTCGTACTCGCTGTTCACCGGCGCCCGCGCCGATGCGTTCTTCGCCGACACCAACGTCCTCGCGATGGCTGTGGAGCTGCCGACCGCCTACCTCGGCGCGGCGCCCGATGTCCGGGTCTGGGCCCGCTGCAGCCTGCTGCGCGACGGCCGGTGGGTGCACGCCGACCGGGTCGGCCACCCATGGGTCAGCGGGTTCTTCTCGACCGAGGACGACCTCGCGGAGTACAGCGCCGGCGAGCCGAACCGGGACCGCGCGCGGTGGATGGCGCACCTGATCGAGTTGATGGCCCGCACCGGCGGTTACAGCCGCGAGGAAGCGGTCGCGGCGATCGAAGCCGAAGGCACGCTGCCCGACATGCTCACCTACAACCCGGCCAAGCCGGTCAGGTACCCCAACGGCCGCACGCTGACCGACGACGTCGCCGACTATCGCTCGAAGTTCCTGACCCACGGGCAGAAGGGGTTCGCAGGCCACGGCGCCCCGGCCGGAATGCTCTCCGAGTTCCCCTATCTCGGCGCCCCCACCTGAGGACATGGACGACGATCCCGGCGCACCGCAGTCCGCGCTGGTCGCTGCGTACCGGACGTGCGAGGCGCTGCCTGTGGTCGGGGGTCTGTTCACCCGGGGCCGTCACGAAGCCAGGGCACTGGTGTCGCTGGCCGTCGCGGTGGTCGTCGAGGAACTCGACGTGGACCGGTTGGTGCGTGACCGGATCACCGCCGAGACCTTCGACGCGGTGATCGCCCGGATGGACCTGGTCGGGCTGGCCAACAAGGTGATCGACGGGGTGGACCTGCGCGCACTGATCCGGCAGGAGGCGCGCCCCGTCCCGGTCGAGGCGCGCGGTTTCCGGCAGCGATTCCGTGAGCGGTCGTGACATGCCGCTGAGTGACGGCGAGGTGATCTCGGGATACACGATCGCCCGGCTGCTGGGGTCGGGGGGCATGGGTGAGGTGTATCTGGCCAAGCACCCGAGGTTGCCGCGCTACGACGCGCTCAAAGTGCTTTCGGCCGCCGTCTGCGCCGACGACGAGTACCGGCAGCGGTTCCACCGGGAGGCCGAGATCGCCGCCACGCTGTGGCACCCCCACATCGTCGCCGTGCACGACCGTGGTGAGTTCGACGGGCGACTGTGGATCTCGATGGACCACGTCGAGGGCACCGACGCGGCGCAACTGCTCGCCGAGCGGTACCCCGGTGGGATGCCGCCGGAGTTGGTGATCCGGATCGTCACCGCCGTGGCCGAGGCGCTCGACTATGCCCACCAACGCGGCCTGTTGCATCGCGACGTCAAGCCGGCCAACATCCTGATCGCCGATCCGGAAACCGAGAACGAGCGGATCATGCTGGCCGACTTCGGGATTGCGCGCCGCCTCGGTGAGGTCAGTGCCCTGACCGGGACCGACATGACCGTCGGCACGGTGGCTTACTCCGCGCCCGAACAGTTGACCGCCGACGAGCACATCGACGGTCGAGCCGACCAGTACGCGCTGGCGGCCACGGCGTTTCAGCTGCTGACCGGTGCGCCGCCGTTCAAGCACGACAACCCGGCCATCGTGATCAGCCGGCACCTGACCGCCAAGCCGCCGTCGATCTCCGACCATCGCCCCGAGTTGTCCTCGCTGGGAACGGTGTTCGCCAAGGCCCTGGCCAAGGTGCCCGCTGACCGGTTCGACCGCTGTGTGGACTTCGCCCGCGCGCTGGCCAACCGCAGCGCGATCACCGCCGATCCCGATGCCACCCGGTATGCCGTCGCCGAGACCGGCCCCCGGCACTCCCGGACCCGGTCGGCGGCGCCGAGATCACGCCGCTGGCTGGTGATCTCGGCCGCCGCGGTGCTGGCGCTGACCGCGATCGCCGCGGTGGTGTTCCTGGCGCAGTACGAGCGGCGGCAGGGCCGCAGCGAGGCGGCCCCGTCGACGCCGGGTGGGGTCGCGCTACCGGTGGTGGTGGTCGGCGCGGACTGCGCCACGCTGGGCGCCGCGGGCCTGACCGAGGGCGGCCAGCCGGCCTATTGCGCGCGCCTGGCCTCGTCGGGCGAGCCGTTGTGGTCGCTGTATCCCGGGCAGATCGCCCATCCCAGCGCCGCGCCCGTCTCGAACGGTGACACCCCGGTACTGGTGTGCATGGAGCAGACCGGCAAGAGCCAGGTCGACTGTCACGACGACATCCTGCAGGAGAACGCGAATCCGGGCGCCAACGACGGCTGACTGCGGGCGCGGTCAGTTCGTGTCGCCGGCGGTGGCGGCGACGTCGTCGCCGAACCACTTCTCCTTGATGATGTTGTAGGTGCCGTCCTCGCGCATCCGGATCAGCGCCTGGTTGATCGGTTTGCGCAGCGGGCTGTCGATGTTGAACACGAAGCCCTGGTTCTCCTCCTGGAAGACCGGCCCGGCCAGCACCGCGACGCCTTCGCCCCGATGGGCCACGTAGTAGCGCAGCACGGGGGAGTCGAACACCACCGCGTCGTAGCCTTCTTCGCGCAGCAGGTGGTAGGAGTCCTCGATGGTGTCGGTCTCGGTGGCGTCGATGCCCATGCTGCGCAGGAACGTCGCCGCGGTGGTGTCGGTCACGGTGGCCACCGATTTCTCGTAGAGGTCGGCCGGACCGGTGATCTTGGCGTCCAGCTTGGCCACCGTCAGCGTGGCGCTGAGGTTGGCCGAGTAGAACGAGATGAACACGATGCCCGCGAATCCCCACAGGATCGCCAGTGACCGGGTGATCGTCGTCGTCGCGGTGGTGCTGTTCTTCCCGACCAGCGAGCCGATGCCCCAGCTGAACGACTGGAAGATGCCGGGGAAGTAGGACCGTGACACCACCGGCTTGGCGACGCGGCGCTCGAGCAGCCAGAACACGTGTGCCGGAATCACACTGACGACCACGGCCGCGCTGAGCCAGATCAACATGGTGCGGGAGAACAGCAGATCGAGGTACCCGCCCAGACCGGGCACCGCGGGCCGGGTATCGTGCACGGGCACGATGATCTGCAGCCCGCCGTCGAGCGTCGGTTGGGAGAAGTCGAAGCGCTGCTCGCGATCGGCGGTCAGCGAGATGGCACCGATCGCCACGTCGGCGCGGTTGTCGGCCACCGCGGACAGCTGGCCGGCGACGTTGTCGGTGCGCAGGAACTCGGTCGGCACGTCCAGGCGGTTGGAGATCTCGTTCCACAGATCGATGCTGAACCCGGTCAGCTCCCCGCCGCTGGTCTCCATGACGAAGGGCTCGAGCGGATGGATCGCCACGGTCACCGGTTCGGGATCGGCGGTCTCGGTGCCCGGCTGGGCGGCCGCCGGCGGCGCCGCGAGCAGAGCCCCCCACAACAGGGCCAGGACAACAGCAAATCGGCGGGCGCCCACGGGCGAATCACTCCTTCGTCTCGGAGGTGACCCTAACCCACGGTCATGGCTGGATCCGGATCGGACCGGGCGAGTACAGCCCGGAGCGGGTGGCCTCGCCCAACTCGATCTCGGCGGATTCCGCGTCGACGATGGTGTCGAAGCGGCGCAGCGAGCCCCAATCCTGGCCCCAGTCCTGGGACAGATAGGTCGACATCACCGAAGCCCGCAGCAGCAGATCGGTGATGCCCAGCAACCCGCCGTTGAGGCCGTCCTGCCAGGTGTCGGTGCTCTGCAGTTTGGCGTAGTAGTCCGGCGAGATCCGGAACTTCGGGATCTCGGTGACCCCGTTGGCGTGCAGCATCGGCTGCTGGCACGGGAACGCCAGACCGACCGCCCAGTCCATCAGCACCGGTTCCTCGGAGCCCACGTACTCCTGGACCGAGCGCAGTTCGGGCACCCGTGGCGGCGTCACCGCGACCCAGTCGCCCTGCCCGAGATCGAGGTCCTCGGCGATCACCCGGACCGCGACCGCGTCGGCGGGAATCTGCGCGCGGGGGTAGCGCAGGTTGCGCCACGACGGGGTGGGGCCGATGTCGTACGGGCTGACCCGCCCCGCGGGCATCGGCGCACCGTCCGGCCCGGCGGTCGCATACTCCAGTTCCACGGTCTGCCCGGAGGTGAATCCTTCGGCGACGCTGCGTCCGGCGATGGTTCCCGCCGCGGTGATGACCAGCAGCGGGTGCGCATCGTCGGCCGGCGGCAGTTCGTACCACGACGAGGCCAGCTTGCTCTCCTGCTGCGCCCCTTCGGAATAGGTCCCCGCGACGGGCACCCGGGTGGGGTCCAGGCCGTACGGCAGCGGCACGGTGGAGCCGTTGATCCCCGGTCGTGACAGCTCGACCGGACGGTTCCAGTCGTAGTCGGTGCCGGGCTGCGGATTGTTGAGCCGGATCGCCTCGGCGATGATCCGCTCGGGAACGCCGTTGGGGGAGAAGCCCATCGGGTTCGCCCCGCCCAGCGGGCCCAACGGACCCGACGGCTGACCCGGGAGCGCCTGCAGGAAGCCGTCGTTCGAGTCGGGTTCGACGAGCACGTCGTCGGCCAGTCCGCAGCCGCCCGCGAAGGCGCGAATGTTGGCCCAGCCGTTGGAGTACGTCGGGTACTGGCGGACGACCCCCACCGCCATCGACGCCACGAACACCGTCACCATGAATCCCGCGGCGATCGGGATCGGGGCGGCGGTGAGTTTGTCGACCACCCGGGATCGGCGTCCGGGAAAGACGTGCAACCAGAACGCCCACAACGCGGTGAGCGCGAAGAGTGCGAAGAACACCCCGCTGACCGTGACGCCGCCCAGCTGCGGCACCGAATTGTTGAACGGCACACCGAAGTTGGAGACGTACCACCACCCGTTGGTGGAGGCGAAACACAAGGCCAGCACGAAGAACACCAACGCCAGGAACACCATCCGGTTGCGCGCGGAGCGCAGCACCGCCGGTGACAGCAGCACCGTGGCCAGCGCGGCCATCGCCGCACCGACCGCGGCGAACAACCCGAAATGGTGGATCCACTTGGTCGGCGTGAACATCAGGAAGAAGATGGTGGCGAAGATGACGCCCATCAGCCGCCAGGCCGGACCACGCGCCACGCCGGGCACGCGCTTGCGTCGCAGCATCATGAACAGCGACGGGAACAGGCACATCGCGGTGAACAGGAACGCGAAACGGCGCGAGATGGCGCCGTCGACGGTCGGCAGGACCAGGTAGTAGTAGCGCAGGTTCTCGGTGTACCACTCCTGGCTGGGGCCGATCGCGGTGCGAATCCTGGTGGCTTCCAGCACCGTTGCCAACGTCTGATCGGCGAACACCACCGCCAGGATCACGGTGCCCGCGGCCAGCAGCGGTGCCAGCAGAGGCCAGGTACCCACCCATTGCCGGCGGCGCATCAGGATGCGCAGGATGGGCCGGCCGCCGGCCACCAGGGCCGCGACCGCGATCAGGCCGGTCGGCTGGATACCGAGGGTGAACGCGGCGGTGATGATCGCGAAGGCGGCGGGGGTCAGCCGGCCCGAGCTGATCGCACGTTCGATCAGCACATAGGTGATCAGCGCGCCGGTGGCGATCTGGCCCTCCGGGCGCAGCCCGTTGTTGAACGGCATCCACGCGCCCAGCAGGACCAGCCCGGCTGCCCACAGGGCGGGACGGCTGGCCAGCACCGCGGGCCCGAGCCGGGGCAGGACCTCGCGGGACAGCAGCAGCCAGCAGATCAGCGAGCACACCAGATCTGGCAGCCGGATCCAGATGCTGGCGGTGCTGACCTGGGTCATCAACGCCAGCAGGTTGTAGTACCAGCCGAACGGGTCCTCCGGGCTGCCGAACCAGCGGAAGTAGTTCGACATGTAGCCGGCATGTTCGGCCACCCGGGCCATGCCCAGGATGTAGCCGTCGTCGGAGGAGTTGGCGCCGATGACATACCAGAGCGCGAACCCGCCCACGACCACCCCGTCGACCGGGCTGGCGGTCCGCCAGCGGGTCGGGATCAGCCGTCGCATCCGCCTGCCGTCGAGGCGGTCCAGCCGCCACAGCGCCAGCAGCGCCACCGCGGTGCAGACGATCGCCAGCAGGATCGCGGCCAGCTTCAGCGGGGTCGGCTGGGTGGTGAAACGGGTGTCGATGGTCGCCGACAGCGACAGACCCGGCGGGGCCGGCCCGACGAGGTCGGTGAACACGCCGACGATGGCCGGCCGCAGGTTCGGGTCGGAGTAGCCGGTGCGTTGCGGCGCACCGGCGTCCTCACCGGAGGTCTGGGTCAGGCCGACGAAGTCGGCGTAGGTGCCGTCCAGGTTCGAGGTGATCTCGATGGTCGAGCAACCGCCCATCCGCTCGCGGTCGACGCTGGCCACCACGACGTTGCGCACGATCACGTCGACGCGTTCGTCGGTGACGTTGACCAGCATCGCGTTCAGCGCCGCGTCGCGGCCCTCGGCGGGCGCGGTGCCCAGCAGCAGCCCGCCGTCGGCGGGCATGTCGGCGACCGCGGAGCACGGGATCGTCGCGGTCAGGCTCACCGGCGCCTGGCTGATCAGCGGCGCGGTGACGTTGTCGAGCTGCCCGCCCTGCGGCCAGTTCAGCGTCGCGGTGGTCTGCGTGACGGGCAGCAGCGGCGTCGCGACGGCCAGCAGGAACCCGAGCAGGCCGGCGATCGTGGCGACCCACCGCGCCGTCTTGACGTCCCTACTCACGGCAGCGCCCTGATCGGTCCGCCGCGACTCCAGCCGAACACTCGCGTCGTTCCTTCCTCGATCGCCGCGTTCGGCGCCTCGTCAGCGGGCACCACCCGCAGATAGCGCTCGATCGAACCCCAGTCGCGGTACCAGTCGCCGCGCAGATAGGTCGGGATCGTCGCGGTGCGCAGCAACGCCTGGATGAACAGGAACGGGCCGCCGTCCTCGGCGGACTGCCACTGGTTCGACGAGGCCACCACCTGCTTGAAGTTCGGCAGGATCCGGTACTCGGGCAGCTCGGCGACGCCGAGGTGCTGGGAAGCCGGCCGCTGGCACGGGAAGTTCGACGCGGTCGCGATGTCCATCAGCACCGGGGTCTGCGACCCGAGGTACTCGCCGGCGGTCTGCAGCACCGGCACCCGCGGCGGGGTGAACGCGAACCACTGGTCCTCGGACAGGTTCGGGTCGTCGGCGACGATGCGCACCACGTTGGCCTCCGGCGGCGCCCACGACAGCGGGAAGCGCAGGTTGCGCCACGCCTTCTGCTGAAAGATGTCGATCGGCTGCACCTGGCCCAGCGCCTGGTAGGAGCCGTCCGGGCGGTGCACCCCCCACTGCAGCTTCAGCGACTGGCCGTAGTTGAACGAGCCGTCCTCCTCGTAGTACCAGATCGCCCCCGCGGCGGCGACGGTCACCAACGGCCGGTCCGGGGTGCGGGGCGGCAGCTGATACCACGCCGAGGTGGCCTCGGCGGCCAGGGTGTTCTCGTCGAAGCTGCCCATCACCGGGGTGCGGTCGGGGTCCAGGCCGAACGGCAGGAACACCCGCGACCCGTTCACCCCCTCGGGGCCGTAGCCGCCGCCGGTGCCGGCGGCGAAACCGACGCCGATGTTGGGTTTGTCGACCGGGCCGTCGGAGTTCACGGTGCCGGGGTTGGCGGCCACCGGCTCGGCCGGTTCGAGAGTGTCGCTGACCCCGTTGGGGGTGAACCCGATCGGGTCCTCGCCGCCGAGGGGACCGTACTCGCCGAACCGCTGGCCGGGGACCGGCTCCAGCATGCCGGCGTTGGTATCGGGCTCGACGAGGACGTGGTCGGCCATCCCGCAGCTGGTGCCCTGCAGTCCGGAGGTCAACGCGGCCAGGTTGGCCGCACCGGTGGTGTAGACCGGGTAGCGGCCCACGGTGGCCTTGACCATCGAGCCGAGCTCGAGCACCACCATGATGGTCGCGACGATCAGCAGCGGCGTCGAGGCCAGCGCCCGGTTCCGGCCGGTGTCGGCGACCTGGGTGTGCCCGGCGTAGTCCATCCGGAAGTGCAGCCAGCCGGCCAGCAGGCCGCCGACAATGGCCAGCACCAGGAAGATCGTGGTCACCGGGTAGCCGAAGATCACCGGCTGCTTGTCGAACCACGGCACCCCGTAGTTGGCGACATAGAACCAGCCGTTGATTCCCGAGGTGGACCAGGCCAGCACGAACAGCAGCGCGGTGACATACAGCGCCAGGTTGCGTCGGGAGTGCAGTCCCACCCGGGCGAACGCGAACGCGGTGACCGCGCCGAGCGCGCCGGCCAGGCCGGCGAAAGCGCCGAACTGAACCGCCCACTTGGTCGGCGTCAGCGTGAGCAGCAGCAGCCCCACCGCGGTGGTACCGGTCAGCCGCCACAGCGGCGCGCCGACGGCGCCGGGCACCTTGCCGCGCCGCAGCAGCACCATGATCAGGCCGAACAGGCACAGCAGCAGGATCAGCACCGAGAAGCGCCGCGACAGGGACCCGTCCACACTGTCCTCGACGGTGAGGAAGTAATAGCGCAGGAACTCCTGATACCACGGCAGAGTCGGCCCGACGACGTACTTGATGCGTACCGATTCGGCGACCGTGGCCAGCGTCTGGTCACGGAACACGATCACGAACACCAGGGACGCGGCCGCCACCAGCGGCGTCACCGTGGCGCCCACGCCGGCCACGGCCCGGCGCGCGGAGATCACCCGGGTGATCGCCCGGGCCCCGACCAGCAGCGGTGCCAGCGCGATCAGACCCTGCGGAGCGAGCGTGATCGAGAACATCGCGACCACAACCGCCACCGCGGCGGGCCACAACCGCCGGGTACCGATTGTTCGTTCCACGAGCATCCAGACCGCGACGGTGCCGAACGCGATCAGTGGTTCGGGCCGCAGCCCGTTGTTGAACGGCAGCCAGGCCGCCAGGAACACCGCGGCGCCGGTCCACACGGCGATCTTGTTGTCGGCGATCCGGCGGCCCAGCCGCGGCAACACGCATCGGCTGATGACCAGCCACGTCCCGATGGCTGCGAGGGTGGCGGGCAGCCGCATCCACACGCCGGCCGTGCTCACCGCCGCCAGCTGGGCCAGCACGCTCTGATACCAGTCGAACGGCGCTTCCGACGCGCCGAAGTACCGGAAGTAGTTGGTCAGGTAGCCGGCCTCCGACGACACCCGCGCGATCGTCAGGTTGTAGCCGTCGTCGGACGACTGCGCGCCCACCACGTGCCACACCAGCAGAGCACCGACGACGCCGGCGTCGGCCAGCCAGGTCGACAGCCCGACCCGGCGCCACCGCGTCGGCGGGCGTCGGCCCCCGGCGCGGTCGAGCAGCGCCAGCGCGACGATCGATGCGAGCACGCACAGCACGCCGAGCACCATCACGACGGTCTTCAGCGGGGTCGGCGAGGTGATGAAGCGGGTGTCCACCTCGATCCGGCCGGCCAGCCCGGCGTCCGTGCCGACCTCCAGGTCGGTGAAGACACCGGCCACCTGCGGTCGCTTGTCGACGCTCAGTGTGCCGGTGGCGCCCGGGATGCCGACGAAGTCGGCGCCGACAGCGGCGACGTCGGCCCAGATTCGCAGCTCGCTGCACGCACCGGCGTCCACCTCGGCGCGCGG harbors:
- a CDS encoding acyl-CoA carboxylase subunit beta, whose product is MTTKTTAELLAELREKLEQAKEPGGEKAVAKRAKKGIPSARDRIYSLLDPGSFLEIGALAKTPGDPDALFGDGVVTGHGTINGRPVGVFSHDQTVFQGSVGEMFGRKVARLMEWVAMVGCPIIGINDSAGARIQDTATSLAWYAELGRRHELLRGLVPEISLIFGKCAGGAVYSPIQTDLIVAVRDQGYMFVTGPDVIKDVTGEDVTLDELGGADAQARYGNIHQVVESEAAAFQYVRDYLSFLPANTFDDPPIVNPGLEPEITPHDLELDSIVPDSDNQAYDMMEILLRIFDDGDVFPVGEQSGPAIITAFARVDGRPVGVIANQPMFMSGAIDNEASDKAARFVRFCDSFNTPLVFVVDTPGFLPGVQQEKGGIIKRGGRFLNAVVEADIPKITITIRKSYGGAYAVMGSKQLTADFNFAWPTARIAVIGAEGAAQLLVKRFPDPTAPEVQKIKADFIEGYNATMAVPWVAAERGFIDGVIEPHETRLLLRKSLHLLRDKQISRVQRKHGLTPI
- a CDS encoding DUF4331 family protein; this encodes MSTDFTGLRRGAPLGDPRLDLCDLYVFPSPKDPTRTALILTANPHAGPMCPGAVYRIAIDNDGDLRNDIAFNFVFTEVTGSPAAPRQRVDVYLALQADARVDAAAGSRIFGDVEVSFDEHPRMWQSGSYSLFTGARADAFFADTNVLAMAVELPTAYLGAAPDVRVWARCSLLRDGRWVHADRVGHPWVSGFFSTEDDLAEYSAGEPNRDRARWMAHLIELMARTGGYSREEAVAAIEAEGTLPDMLTYNPAKPVRYPNGRTLTDDVADYRSKFLTHGQKGFAGHGAPAGMLSEFPYLGAPT
- a CDS encoding serine/threonine-protein kinase, which encodes MPLSDGEVISGYTIARLLGSGGMGEVYLAKHPRLPRYDALKVLSAAVCADDEYRQRFHREAEIAATLWHPHIVAVHDRGEFDGRLWISMDHVEGTDAAQLLAERYPGGMPPELVIRIVTAVAEALDYAHQRGLLHRDVKPANILIADPETENERIMLADFGIARRLGEVSALTGTDMTVGTVAYSAPEQLTADEHIDGRADQYALAATAFQLLTGAPPFKHDNPAIVISRHLTAKPPSISDHRPELSSLGTVFAKALAKVPADRFDRCVDFARALANRSAITADPDATRYAVAETGPRHSRTRSAAPRSRRWLVISAAAVLALTAIAAVVFLAQYERRQGRSEAAPSTPGGVALPVVVVGADCATLGAAGLTEGGQPAYCARLASSGEPLWSLYPGQIAHPSAAPVSNGDTPVLVCMEQTGKSQVDCHDDILQENANPGANDG
- a CDS encoding transporter substrate-binding domain-containing protein — encoded protein: MGARRFAVVLALLWGALLAAPPAAAQPGTETADPEPVTVAIHPLEPFVMETSGGELTGFSIDLWNEISNRLDVPTEFLRTDNVAGQLSAVADNRADVAIGAISLTADREQRFDFSQPTLDGGLQIIVPVHDTRPAVPGLGGYLDLLFSRTMLIWLSAAVVVSVIPAHVFWLLERRVAKPVVSRSYFPGIFQSFSWGIGSLVGKNSTTATTTITRSLAILWGFAGIVFISFYSANLSATLTVAKLDAKITGPADLYEKSVATVTDTTAATFLRSMGIDATETDTIEDSYHLLREEGYDAVVFDSPVLRYYVAHRGEGVAVLAGPVFQEENQGFVFNIDSPLRKPINQALIRMREDGTYNIIKEKWFGDDVAATAGDTN
- a CDS encoding arabinosyltransferase domain-containing protein is translated as MSRDVKTARWVATIAGLLGFLLAVATPLLPVTQTTATLNWPQGGQLDNVTAPLISQAPVSLTATIPCSAVADMPADGGLLLGTAPAEGRDAALNAMLVNVTDERVDVIVRNVVVASVDRERMGGCSTIEITSNLDGTYADFVGLTQTSGEDAGAPQRTGYSDPNLRPAIVGVFTDLVGPAPPGLSLSATIDTRFTTQPTPLKLAAILLAIVCTAVALLALWRLDRLDGRRMRRLIPTRWRTASPVDGVVVGGFALWYVIGANSSDDGYILGMARVAEHAGYMSNYFRWFGSPEDPFGWYYNLLALMTQVSTASIWIRLPDLVCSLICWLLLSREVLPRLGPAVLASRPALWAAGLVLLGAWMPFNNGLRPEGQIATGALITYVLIERAISSGRLTPAAFAIITAAFTLGIQPTGLIAVAALVAGGRPILRILMRRRQWVGTWPLLAPLLAAGTVILAVVFADQTLATVLEATRIRTAIGPSQEWYTENLRYYYLVLPTVDGAISRRFAFLFTAMCLFPSLFMMLRRKRVPGVARGPAWRLMGVIFATIFFLMFTPTKWIHHFGLFAAVGAAMAALATVLLSPAVLRSARNRMVFLALVFFVLALCFASTNGWWYVSNFGVPFNNSVPQLGGVTVSGVFFALFALTALWAFWLHVFPGRRSRVVDKLTAAPIPIAAGFMVTVFVASMAVGVVRQYPTYSNGWANIRAFAGGCGLADDVLVEPDSNDGFLQALPGQPSGPLGPLGGANPMGFSPNGVPERIIAEAIRLNNPQPGTDYDWNRPVELSRPGINGSTVPLPYGLDPTRVPVAGTYSEGAQQESKLASSWYELPPADDAHPLLVITAAGTIAGRSVAEGFTSGQTVELEYATAGPDGAPMPAGRVSPYDIGPTPSWRNLRYPRAQIPADAVAVRVIAEDLDLGQGDWVAVTPPRVPELRSVQEYVGSEEPVLMDWAVGLAFPCQQPMLHANGVTEIPKFRISPDYYAKLQSTDTWQDGLNGGLLGITDLLLRASVMSTYLSQDWGQDWGSLRRFDTIVDAESAEIELGEATRSGLYSPGPIRIQP